From a region of the Xyrauchen texanus isolate HMW12.3.18 chromosome 39, RBS_HiC_50CHRs, whole genome shotgun sequence genome:
- the srsf6b gene encoding serine and arginine rich splicing factor 6b produces the protein MPRVYVGRLSYHVLEKDIQRFFSGYGKLLEIDLKNGYGFVEFEDTRDADDAVYELNGKELCGERVIVEHARGPRRDRDRDRERDRDRERERDRDGYSDRDGYSGGYGGGGRSSSGYSSRSRSGRDKYGPPVRTEYRLIVENLSSRCSWQDLKDFMRQAGEVTYADAHKERTNEGVIEFRSHSDMKRAMDKLDGTDINGRKIRLVEDKPRRRRSYSGSRSRSRSRRRSRSRSRSSQSRSRSRSRSRSHSKRHSRSRSGHKSRSRSGHKSRSKSPKSRSRKSRSRSHTRKSRSRSTSHKSRSHSDTRKSRSKSRSKAKSDRDSRSRSKEKSVSRKSRSHSASPRENGNGKRAKTASRSPSPKKDRCQSESPGKRSASRSPSRSKSRSRSRSASQD, from the exons ATGCCGCGTGTGTACGTGGGCAGATTGAGCTATCATGTGTTGGAGAAGGACATTCAGAGATTTTTCAGCGGCTACGGAAAGCTTTTGGAGATTGATCTAAAGAACGG GTATGGGTTTGTAGAGTTTGAAGACACCCGTGATGCGGATGATGCAGTATATGAGCTGAATGGTAAAGAGCTGTGCGGGGAGCGTGTGATTGTGGAGCATGCAAGAGGACCCCGGCGAGatcgagacagagacagagaaagggaccgagacagagaaagagagagagaccgagaTGGATACAGTGACCGGGATGGATACAGTGGGGGTTATGGGGGTGGTGGGCGCA GCAGTAGTGGTTACAGCAGCAGGAGCCGAAGTGGAAGAGACAAATACGGACCCCCCGTTCGCACTGAGTATCGTCTGATAGTGGAGAACCTGTCCAGTCGTTGCAGCTGGCAGGACCTCAAG GACTTCATGCGTCAGGCTGGAGAGGTGACCTATGCTGATGCCCACAAAGAAAGGACGAATGAGGGTGTCATTGAGTTTCGGTCCCACTCTGATATGAAGAGAGCCATGGACAAGTTGGACGGTACTGatattaatgggagaaaaattcGTCTAGTGGAGGACAAACCTAGGCGACGCCGTTCCTACTCTGGAAGCAGGTCAAG GTCTCGTAGCAGACGCCGCTCTCGCAGCAGGAGCCGCAGTTCACAAAGCCGTTCCAGGTCCAGATCTCG GTCAAGGTCCCACAGCAAGCGCCACTCCCGTTCCAGGTCTGGTCACAAGTCCCGTTCCAGGTCTGGTCACAAGTCCCGTTCCAAGTCTCCAAAGTCACGCTCCAGGAAGTCCAGGTCCCGCTCCCATACGCGAAAGTCACGCAGTCGCTCCACTAGCCACAAGTCCCGTTCTCACTCTGATACCCGTAAATCTCGCTCCAAGAGTCGTTCCAAAGCAAAGTCTGACAGAGATTCCAGAAGCCGCTCCAAGGAAAAGTCTGTCAGTAGGAAGTCTCGAAGCCACTCTGCTTCACCAAGAGAGAATGGAAATGGAAAGCGAGCCAAGACGGCTTCACGTTCTCCATCCCCTAAAAAGGATCGCTGTCAGTCAGAGTCGCCTGGCAAACGTTCAGCCTCTCGTTCTCCATCACGATCAAAGTCCCGCTCTCGTTCTAGGTCAGCCTCACAAGACTAG